A single window of Aspergillus flavus chromosome 4, complete sequence DNA harbors:
- a CDS encoding ribose-phosphate pyrophosphokinase 4, with translation MVRNIVVIGGTSHPQLTQNICGVLGIPPADVLLSKFSVGETRVEIKESVRGKDVYIIQSGGGKVNDHLLELLITISACKTASAKRVTAVLPLFPYSRQSDIPYNKTGAPLVKSSVPGKSEPANGYTFESTPTTPYPGKPESGSLLNGVDNLQKSLAKAQIEDISNGSPVKKRPTSGLSRSDTLDSQPESSKAAVSNGAFGEDSVNKINNFQPRPGYKQWVAQAGTLVADLLACAGADHIITMDLHDPQYQGFFDIPVDNLYGRPLLKSYIQRNIPNYKRAVIVSPDAGGAKRATAIADSMGIEFALIHKERRPTRITDRQNATMMLVGDVKGRTAILIDDLADTSNTITRAAKLLKKEGAAQVYALVTHGILSGDAIDRINASALDKVVVTNSVDQTEHLRQCPKLEVLEVGHVFAEAIRRVHHGESISVLFQYD, from the exons ATGGTCCGCAATATCGTGGTAATTGGGGGCACTTCCCACCCACAACTGACTCAGAACATCTGCGGCGTCCTGGGTATCCCGCCAGCAGATGTTCTACTTTCCAAATTCTCTGTGGGCGAAACCAGAGTTGAAATCAAAGAGTCTGTTCGTGGGAAAGATGTGTACATTATTCAATCTGGTGGTGGGAAAGTGAACGACCACCTACTGGAGCTACTCATTACCATCTCTGCATGCAAGACCGCCTCCGCCAAGAGGGTCACCGCTGTTCTCCCTCTTTTCCCGTACTCTCGCCAGAGTGATATTCCTTACAATAAGACTGGCGCGCCTCTTGTAAAGTCATCTGTTCCTGGAAAGTCGGAACCTGCAAATGGCTATACTTTCGAGAGCACCCCTACAACCCCATATCCTGGGAAGCCTGAGAGTGGAAGTCTTCTGAACGGTGTTGATAACCTACAGAAGAGCCTTGCAAAGGCTCAAATAGAGGATATCAGCAATGGCAGTCCTGTGAAGAAGCGCCCGACTAGCGGCCTCTCTCGCAGTGATACTCTGGATTCGCAACCAGAGAGCAGCAAGGCCGCTGTTTCCAATGGTGCTTTCGGTGAGGACAGCGTGAACAAAATCAACAATTTCCAACCACGCCCAGGCTACAAGCAGTGGGTTGCTCAGGCAGGCACATTGGTAGCTGATTTGCTTGCCTGTGCTGGTGCCGACCACATCATCACGATGGACCTACACGATCCTCAGTATCAGGGATTCTTCGATATCCCCGTAGATAACTTGTATGGCAGACCGCTGCTCAAGAGTTACATTCAGCGGAACATCCCCAATTACAAGCGGGCTGTTATTGTCAGCCCCGATGCTGGCGGTGCTAAGCGTGCCACGGCAATTGCGGATTCCATGGGCATAGAGTTCGCATTGATTCACAAG GAACGGCGTCCCACACGCATCACGGACCGTCAAAATGCCACTATGATGTTAGTTGGTGATGTGAAAGGCCGTACCGCTATCCTGATTGATGACCTGGCGGATACTTCCAACACCATCACTAGAGCTGCAAAGctcttgaagaaggaaggtgcCGCTCAAGTTTACGCCTTGGTGACTCACGGTATCCTAAGTGGGGATGCTATTGATCGCATCAACGCCAGTGCCCTTGACAAGGTGGTGGTCACGAACAGCGTTGATCAGACAGAACACCTCCGCCAGTGCCCTAAGCTGGAGGTTTTGGAAGTTGGCCATGTCTTTGCCGAG GCTATCCGTCGTGTCCACCATGGCGAGAGTATCAGTGTCCTTTTCCAGTACGACTAA
- a CDS encoding putative ubiquitin-like protein, whose translation MIMGERSRSRSPGRRLDRERSDRERPRKNGGGGGGGGGGGGFRWKDKRRDGDSRHDTDERRLNRGYRDREERARSPRRDRDTYRPEDRNKDSDRDRKRPEGDERDGRDKKKKEKKEKKNAVPQSSEPMIIVHVNDRLGSKASIPCLASDPIKLFKAQVAARIGREPHEILLKRQGERPFKDFLTLADYSISSGSQLDLEVGTGE comes from the exons ATGATCATGGGCGAGCGTTCAAGGAGCAGGTCGCCAGGGAGAAGGCTTGACAGAGAAAGGTCTGACAGAGAGAGGCCTAGAAAAaatggaggaggaggaggaggaggaggaggaggaggaggttttCGATGGAAGGACAAACGGCGCGATGGCGACAGCAGACACGATACAGATGAACGGAGACTAAATCGAGGATACAGAGATAGGGAAGAACGGGCAAGATCTCCGCGACGCGACAGAGATACGTATCGACCTGAGGATAGGAACAAGGATAGCGATCGTGACCGAAAGCGTCCTGAGGGTGATGAGAGAGACGGAcgggacaagaagaagaaagagaagaaagaaaagaaaaacgccGTTCCTCAGTCCTCAGAACCGATGATTATTGTGCATGTGAATGATCGTCTCGGCTCGAAAGCTTCAATTCCATGTCTTGCATCGGATCCAATCA AGCTTTTTAAGGCACAGGTTGCTGCACGTATCGGACGTGAACCACATGAAATCCTCCTCAAGCGCCAAGGGGAGCGACCTTTTAAAGATTTCTTAACACTGGCCGACTACAGCATTTCTTCAGGAAGCCAGCTTGATCT GGAGGTCGGCACTGGTGAATAA
- a CDS encoding phosphatidylinositol N-acetylglucosaminyltransferase, which translates to MPGRLILRRPSPTTVSFTVSNASRHTSTPAKILYYLQVLLRALVFICVVFFNVARLRHSFFNQDGSLLRWNAIWSSPLGSHVTRTVDSYSSWAVVLVSAIVIYGVFRKGYTEESLLVIRGLGIQTSTSSLTYLSKASTRFIPTTQIQDIVIHEAFKGFEVRFYLAIIVDGEPEVVVVFPKLLPSRAILEEVWRGSRHCLYDSKS; encoded by the exons ATGCCTGGTCGCCTGATACTACGACGTCCATCTCCGACGACCGTCTCATTCACTGTGTCCAATGCCTCCAGACACACGAGCACCCCAGCGAAGATCCTCTACTATCTTCAAGTCCTTTTGCGCGCATTAGTCTTCATCTGCGTGGTTTTCTTCAACGTCGCAAGACTCCGCCACTCTTTCTTTAACCAAGATGGATCTTTATTACGCTGGAATGCCATATGGTCGAGCCCATTAGGGTCACATGTAACCCGAACCGTAGATTCATACAGTTCCTGGGCTGTCGTTCTGGTGAGCGCGATTGTAATCTATGGTGTCTTTAGGAAGGGCTATACGG AGGAATCACTGCTAGTCATACGTGGTTTGGGAATTCAAACTTCTACTTCGTCCCTGACCTATCTCTCCAAAGCCTCGACGCGATTTATTCCCACCACTCAGATCCAGGACATTGTGATTCACGAGGCTTTCAAAGGGTTTGAAGTCCGCTTTTACCTAGCAATTATTGTAGATGGGGAGCCCGAGGTTGTCGTAGTGTTCCCT AAACTTTTGCCGAGTCGGGCAATACTGGAAGAGGTTTGGAGGGGCTCGCGGCACTGTCTCTATGATTCAAAATCTTAA
- a CDS encoding pseudouridylate synthase 3 has product MWRVQSRLCSNLSRITQRHLTKRTFLFLNHPHAQVESQGMSGAGESLPPQGQTDYSTWTPENLISRITELERQLHSRNAEFATSSKVANEFVPSNPALDTPAETAKFSSKKGARKYQPPPEDDITHTRAPNRPPKQPRVIDPSRYNTRFIALKFAYLGQRYNGLEHANGNVTPLPTIEEEMWKALRKTRLIFPENGEADGFEDTRGPRELKPYLINWEGCQYSKAGRTDRGVSAFGQVIGLRVRSARPKRDDVAQADPSSDTTMQTGEEASALDDAAQDNWDDIADELPYVSILNRVLPEDIRVLAWCPHPPEGFDARFSCRERHYKYFFTQPAFSPTPGPLGFTSRANNKAGDSRAKYREGWLDIEAMREAAKYFEGVHDFRNFCKLDTSKQIENFERVIYHSDIELLDPRSSPLGYVSQPGFQALEDPAAQQTPGSPESPSPTPSQVYVFNLRGSAFLWHQVRHMVGILFLVGQGLEPPTIVPDLLDITKNPRKPTYEMASDAPLVLWNCVFPDENSGSREDALDWVYAGDSRQIKSQVGRGDGKYGLGGVVDSLWSVWRQRKIDEILAGTLLDLAVSQGDQGVVNGEAKGVKDEQRKRSQKVFYGANEPRMGGQYIPVMQKRKTDPVEVQNARWLAAKQRKTEKGAEPSRMEM; this is encoded by the coding sequence ATGTGGAGAGTTCAAAGCAGACTCTGTTCCAATCTGAGTCGCATTACACAACGTCATTTGACCAAACGAACCTTTCTGTTTCTCAATCATCCCCACGCGCAAGTTGAGTCTCAAGGCATGTCCGGCGCCGGGGAATCACTTCCACCTCAGGGTCAAACCGACTACTCGACCTGGACCCCGGAGAATCTGATCTCCAGAATTACAGAGTTGGAGCGCCAGCTGCACTCACGTAATGCGGAATTCGCTACTTCATCGAAAGTCGCAAACGAATTTGTACCTTCGAACCCAGCGCTCGATACCCCCGCCGAGACAGCGAAGTTTTCCTCAAAGAAGGGAGCGCGCAAATACCAGCCTCCCCCAGAGGACGATATCACACATACTCGCGCGCCGAATCGTCCCCCGAAGCAGCCCCGAGTGATTGATCCTTCCAGATACAATACCCGGTTCATAGCTCTGAAGTTCGCATATCTGGGGCAACGGTACAACGGTCTTGAACATGCCAATGGAAATGTCACACCACTCCCTAcgattgaagaagagatgtGGAAGGCTTTGCGGAAGACTCGTCTGATTTTCCCGGAGAATGGAGAGGCGGATGGGTTTGAAGATACCAGGGGCCCGAGGGAATTGAAACCTTATTTGATCAATTGGGAAGGATGTCAGTATTCTAAGGCTGGCCGGACTGACCGGGGTGTCAGTGCCTTTGGACAAGTCATCGGCCTTAGGGTACGAAGCGCACGACCTAAGCGTGATGATGTTGCGCAGGCGGACCCTAGCTCGGATACTACTATGCAGaccggagaagaagcttctGCTTTAGACGATGCCGCTCAAGATAATTGGGATGATATCGCTGATGAATTACCATACGTAAGTATTCTGAACAGAGTGCTTCCAGAGGATATCCGGGTCCTGGCATGGTGTCCACACCCCCCGGAAGGCTTCGACGCCCGTTTCTCTTGCCGGGAACGCCATTACAAATATTTCTTTACCCAACCCGCCTTCTCCCCAACGCCAGGACCTCTTGGATTTACCTCGCGTGCAAACAATAAGGCGGGAGATAGCCGCGCAAAATACAGAGAGGGTTGGTTAGACATTGAGGCTATGCGCGAAGCTGCTAAGTACTTTGAGGGAGTCCATGACTTCCGTAACTTCTGCAAACTGGACACCAGCAAACAAATCGAAAATTTCGAGAGAGTCATCTACCATTCTGACATTGAGCTCCTTGACCCGCGAAGCAGCCCACTGGGCTACGTCAGTCAACCGGGATTCCAAGCTCTAGAAGACCCTGCTGCGCAACAAACTCCCGGGTCGCCAGAGTCTCCTTCGCCAACCCCTTCTCAAGTATATGTATTTAACTTGAGAGGATCCGCTTTTCTATGGCATCAGGTGCGGCACATGGTGGGTATTTTGTTCCTAGTGGGCCAGGGGCTCGAGCCACCGACTATTGTGCCGGACCTGTTAGACATAACCAAGAACCCGCGTAAGCCGACCTATGAGATGGCTTCCGACGCTCCCCTTGTCCTTTGGAACTGTGTCTTCCCCGATGAGAACAGCGGCAGCCGTGAAGATGCATTAGATTGGGTTTACGCCGGGGACAGCAGACAGATAAAATCCCAAGTGGGCAGAGGAGATGGCAAATACGGTCTGGGAGGGGTAGTAGACAGTCTTTGGTCCGTTTGGAGGCAACGTAAGATTGACGAAATACTGGCTGGCACATTACTGGATCTTGCCGTCAGCCAAGGGGACCAAGGGGTTGTCAATGGCGAAGCCAAGGGTGTCAAGGATGAACAACGAAAGCGGAGCCAAAAAGTCTTCTATGGCGCGAATGAACCGAGAATGGGAGGACAGTATATACCAGTCatgcagaagagaaagacggATCCCGTGGAGGTCCAAAACGCGAGATGGCTTGCAGCCAAACAGCGAAAGACTGAAAAGGGTGCAGAGCCCAGTCGCATGGAGATGTAG
- a CDS encoding putative Rho-like small GTPase produces MTNQESPDQENTVTILLLGDPGCGKTTFLSALKQGRSRLNGNDSHSQAEPLRDSDQPFLYDIRFSKKSFSLELYDTACPNQHWSTLKPDVVLLAFDISNRDTLTNLKTWRHDIIRYFQHGQGERIPVMMVGLKRDLRVEGEGIIYPQETYRIAQELRCDRYAECSAVTGELLAETFEDLARLAGMTTTDRGGQTQGGCVVS; encoded by the exons ATGACGAACCAAGAAAGTCCGGACCAGGAGAACACAGTCACCATCCTCCTACTAGGAGACCCAGGATGCGGTAAAACGACATTCTTATC AGCATTGAAACAAGGGCGCAGTAGGCTTAATGGAAATGACTCGCATAGTCAAGCTGAGCCTTTACGGGACAGTGACCAGCCCTTCCTTTATGATATCCGTTTCTCAAAGAAGTCATTTAGCCTCGAGTTATATGATACTGCATGTCCTAATCAGCACTGGTCCACATTGAAGCCGGACGTGGTTCTTCTGGCTTTTGATATATCCAACAGAGATACTTTGACCAATCTCAAAACA TGGCGACACGATATTATCCGGTACTTCCAACATGGTCAGGGGGAACGGATCCCCGTTATGATGGTAGGCTTGAAAAGAGATTTGAGGGTAGAAGGCGAAGGTATCATCTACCCGCAAGAA ACATATCGAATCGCACAAGAGCTCCGGTGTGACCGTTACGCAGAGTGTTCTGCTGTTACGGGAGAACTTTTGGCAGAAACGTTCGAAGATTTAGCGAGGCTTGCAGGCATGACAACCACGGATCGTGGGGGGCAGACGCAGGGTGGCTGTGTAGTCAGTTGA
- a CDS encoding 40S ribosomal protein uS2 gives MAPSQLPPIFNPTQQDIEQLLAAQCHLGSKNLQVHMEPYLWKTRPDGVNVINIGKTWEKILLAARIIAAVENPADICVISARPYGQRAVLKFAAHTGATAIAGRFTPGNFTNYITRSFKEPRLIIVTDPRTDSQAIKEASYVNIPVLALCDTDSPTDFVDVAIPTNNKGRHSIGLVWWMLAREVLRLRGTLATRETEWDVVPDLYFYRDPEAEENKEIADESKVATAEEVGAGAIESGFAGENWDTQGAGAGVPGTAFAAASAAGPTSWEADGADWAASSAPAAAGESWAETQPAEGKW, from the exons ATGGCCCCCTCTCAGCTTCCCCCGATCTTCAACCCCACCCAGCAGGACATTGAGCAGCTGCTCGCTGCTCAGTGCCACCTGGGTTCCAAGAACCTCCAGGTGCACATGGAGCCTTACCTCTGGAAGACTCGCCCTGACGGTGTCAATGTCATCAACATTGGCAAGACCTG GGAGAAGATCCTTTTGGCTGCCCGTATCATTGCGGCTGTCGAGAATCCCGCCGATATCTGTGTGATCTCCGCTCGTCCTTATGGTCAGCGTGCTGTCCTGAAGTTCGCTGCCCACACCGGTGCCACCGCCATCGCCGGCCGTTTCACCCCCGGTAACTTCACCAACTACATCACCCGCTCTTTCAAGGAGCCCCGTCTCATCATCGTTACCGACCCTCGCACCGACTCTCAGGCCATCAAGGAGGCTAGCTACGTCAACATCCCCGTCCTCGCTCTTTGCGACACTGACTCCCCCACCGACTTCGTTGACGTTGCTATCCCCACCAACAACAAGGGTCGTCACTCCATCGGTCTGGTTTGGTGGATGCTTGCCCGTGAGGTCCTCCGTCTCCGCGGTACCCTCGCTACCCGCGAGACCGAGTGGGATGTCGTTCCTGACCTCTACTTCTACCGCGACCCTGAGGCCGAGGAGAACAAGGAGATCGCCGATGAGTCCAAGGTTGCTACTGCCGAGGAGGTCGGTGCCGGTGCCATTGAGTCTGGCTTCGCTGGTGAGAACTGGGACACCCAgggtgctggtgctggtgttCCTGGCACTGCTTTCGCTGCTGCTAGCGCTGCTGGTCCTACCAGCTGGGAGGCTGATGGTGCCGACTGGGCCGCCAGCTCCGCTCCTGCCGCTGCTGGTGAGAGCTGGGCTGAGACCCAGCCTGCTGAGGGCAAGTGGTAA
- a CDS encoding mitochondrial 37S ribosomal protein uS15m — protein sequence MPPRFLFQPSFKAFTGSSHVQSPLAALSLNASRTSIRAGSAETRERRRHDPFLMAQSRQRKAANLSRQQALAEERESSLGDPVESAPTPFIQELKTVKSGPQAPSSSDARLNYFVTPEGLQEAMEYSKALTSPLENPDRDTADPQLEKEASERHLQEHRNAQEAISRIVKISNGNTQDQMRLHIQNCIETFGRHNTDKTLPPKPAAVSHQSATEHPEKTPRVGQDTGSPEVQVAILTAKILNLSRHLQTTNKDKHNKRNLRLLVHKRQKLLRYLRRKERGGPRWQHLIETLGLSDAAWKGEISM from the exons ATGCCTCCACGATTCCTCTTCCAGCCTTCCTTCAAGGCCTTTACTG GGTCTTCGCATGTTCAGAGCCCGCTTGCTGCGCTTTCATTGAATGCTTCCAGGACATCTATCAGAGCGGGATCCGCCGAGACTAGGGAACGCCGAAGACATGATCCGTTTTTGATGGCACAGTCACGTCAGCGCAAAGCCGCCAATCTGTCTCGTCAACAAGCTCTTGCCGAAGAACGCGAAAGCTCTCTCGGCGATCCTGTGGAGAGTGCACCCACTCCATTCATCCAAGAGCTCAAAACGGTCAAATCTGGGCCACAAGCCCCTTCAAGCTCAGATGCCAGACTCAACTACTTCGTCACTCCCGAGGGACTCCAGGAGGCCATGGAATATTCGAAAGCCTTGACATCTCCCCTCGAAAACCCAGACAGAGACACTGCAGACCCTCAACTTGAGAAGGAGGCATCCGAGAGACATCTTCAGGAACATCGCAATGCTCAGGAGGCAATCAGCCGTATCGTGAAGATCAGTAACGGAAACACGCAAGATCAGATGCGCCTACATATCCAGAACTGCATTGAAACGTTTGGACGGCACAATACCGACAAGACTTTGCCGCCGAAACCTGCAGCTGTATCGCATCAGTCCGCTACTGAACATCCCGAGAAAACCCCTCGAGTTGGCCAGGATACCGGTTCTCCGGAAGTTCAGGTTGCTATCCTCACTGCAAAGATTCTGAACTTGTCTAGACACTTGCAGACAACCAACAAAGATAAGCATAACAAGAGAAACTTGAGACTCCTCGTGCATAAGCGACAGAAGTTGCTTCGGTACCTGCGCAGGAAGGAGCGGGGTGGTCCAAGATGGCAGCACTTGATCGAAACCTTGGGCCTGTCGGATGCTGCTTGGAAGGGTGAGATTAGCATGTAA